In one window of Massilibacterium senegalense DNA:
- a CDS encoding YrrS family protein, translated as MDEKEKQTKSRLQRQVNTKKKKYNQYLNLSIVLVFMLILIIGIQIVLQKDTASNKTNETKVETNTTKEEKQEPSSKQTIEKDKKEQADKKQEEEEKKETEEEAEEPGEFQPIGTSQSEPHVTQFDKNSVDWSEMEKAMSYATEIPGDQMVTWWVKNGGAPDRVIGYVSTRETQNTPYEVSLVWVPEKGWKPESVQLLESNPFTK; from the coding sequence ATGGATGAAAAGGAAAAACAGACAAAGAGCCGTTTGCAACGTCAAGTGAATACAAAGAAGAAAAAGTATAACCAATATTTAAATTTATCAATTGTACTCGTCTTTATGCTCATTTTAATTATCGGGATTCAAATCGTTTTGCAAAAAGATACGGCTTCTAATAAGACAAACGAAACGAAAGTAGAGACAAATACAACAAAAGAGGAAAAACAAGAACCTTCTTCTAAACAAACAATAGAAAAAGATAAAAAAGAACAAGCAGATAAAAAACAAGAGGAAGAAGAAAAGAAAGAAACGGAAGAAGAGGCAGAAGAACCAGGAGAATTTCAACCAATTGGGACAAGCCAAAGTGAACCACATGTGACACAGTTTGATAAAAACAGTGTGGACTGGAGCGAAATGGAGAAAGCAATGAGTTACGCAACAGAAATTCCCGGAGATCAAATGGTTACTTGGTGGGTAAAAAATGGTGGTGCACCAGATCGTGTGATTGGTTATGTAAGTACGAGAGAAACGCAAAATACACCGTATGAAGTGTCATTAGTGTGGGTACCAGAAAAAGGATGGAAACCAGAAAGTGTACAATTATTAGAATCAAATCCATTTACGAAATAA